From Panicum hallii strain FIL2 chromosome 2, PHallii_v3.1, whole genome shotgun sequence, a single genomic window includes:
- the LOC112882924 gene encoding beta-amylase 8-like encodes MLAGDYTKTPYIPVYASLPMGIINSHCQLVDPEGVRTELRHLKSLNVDGVIVYCWCGIVEAWIPRKYEWSGYRDLFGIIKEFKLKVQVVLSFHGSGETGSGDVLISLPNWIMEIAKENQDIFFTDCEGRRNT; translated from the exons ATGTTGGCAGGTGATTACACAAAAACTCCATATATACCAGTTTATGCTTCTCTGCCT ATGGGCATTATCAATAGCCACTGTCAATTGGTAGACCCAGAGGGTGTACGTACTGAACTAAGGCATCTGAAGTCTTTGAACGTGGATGGGGTCATTGTTTACTGTTGGTGTGGGATCGTGGAAGCCTGGATTCCTCGCAAATATGAGTGGTCTGGGTACAGGGACCTTTTTGGTATAATTAAAGAGTTCAAGCTGAAAGTTCAG GTTGTGTTGTCATTTCATGGATCTGGAGAGACTGGATCTGGTGATGTGTTAATCTCTCTCCCAAACTGGATCATGGAAATTGCAAAAGAGAACCAGGATATATTTTTCACGGATTGCGAAGGGAGAAGAAACACATAA